A region of Candidatus Nitrospira nitrificans DNA encodes the following proteins:
- the pilM gene encoding type IV pilus assembly protein PilM: protein MMTSFKKLFETDIVGMLTPRRQLVGLDIGSSAIKVAQLKESKGRYFLQKFGVKPLEPEVIVDGTVMDEGRVVSAIQELFEEVNVKNKQVAISISGHAVIVKKISLPPMPDEELEGQVKLAAEQYIPFDINEVNIDFHVLSLDASEDQQGDMSVILVAAKKDKINELTELVKAAGLVPMVMDVDAFAVENMHAINYPMAQEETTALVNLGASVMNVNIIRAGSSLFTRDIPLGGNRYTEAIQREIGLSFEEAEESKKSDRAGDSNGRSFISVMDSVNAEVASEIARTVDYFKTSTANAELSRVLVCGGVARAKGLIQQLGDRMQLPIEMADPFAEIDVTACDMDPNLLADLAPSAAVSVGLALRAVGDR from the coding sequence ATGATGACTTCATTCAAAAAGCTCTTCGAAACCGACATTGTTGGGATGCTGACCCCTCGCCGGCAGTTGGTGGGGCTCGATATCGGATCCAGTGCGATCAAAGTCGCTCAACTCAAGGAAAGCAAGGGACGGTACTTTCTGCAAAAGTTCGGCGTGAAACCGCTTGAGCCGGAAGTGATTGTGGACGGGACGGTTATGGATGAAGGGCGTGTCGTTTCGGCGATTCAGGAATTGTTTGAGGAAGTCAACGTCAAGAACAAGCAGGTGGCCATCTCGATTTCAGGGCATGCTGTTATCGTGAAGAAGATCAGCCTGCCTCCGATGCCGGACGAAGAGCTGGAGGGGCAGGTGAAATTGGCGGCCGAGCAGTACATTCCCTTCGATATCAACGAAGTGAATATCGACTTTCATGTCTTGTCTTTGGATGCGTCGGAAGATCAGCAAGGGGATATGTCAGTGATTCTTGTTGCCGCGAAGAAAGATAAGATTAATGAACTGACCGAGTTGGTGAAGGCTGCCGGACTTGTCCCCATGGTCATGGATGTCGATGCGTTTGCGGTTGAGAATATGCATGCGATTAATTATCCGATGGCACAGGAGGAAACGACGGCGTTGGTGAATCTCGGCGCGAGCGTAATGAACGTGAACATTATCCGTGCCGGATCGTCGTTGTTTACGCGAGATATCCCGTTGGGAGGAAATCGGTACACTGAGGCAATTCAACGCGAGATAGGGCTCTCATTTGAAGAGGCTGAAGAGAGCAAGAAATCTGACCGGGCCGGTGACTCGAACGGTCGATCATTCATCAGCGTCATGGATAGCGTGAATGCGGAAGTGGCATCAGAGATCGCTCGGACAGTCGACTATTTCAAGACGTCGACCGCCAATGCGGAGCTCAGCCGTGTGCTCGTCTGTGGTGGTGTGGCTCGAGCGAAAGGGCTGATCCAGCAGCTCGGTGATCGGATGCAGCTGCCCATTGAAATGGCTGATCCATTCGCCGAAATCGATGTGACGGCCTGTGACATGGACCCGAACCTACTTGCGGATTTGGCTCCATCGGCAGCCGTCAGTGTCGGATTGGCCTTAAGAGCGGTGGGGGATAGATGA
- a CDS encoding PilN domain-containing protein: protein MIRINLLPGGPKGRPSKPQYDVRAQGLLGVGVILVTLAGCWWYSAALDSELEARQEEKQAKEKQVAQLKEQVKQVQDFEQRKKLLEDKNRIIDQLEQSRMGPVKVLDHVSQSLEPLKVWLTRLGVAADTVELEGKALTNDDVVDFVNNLRRTDYFTGITLQESKAAVENKINLYQFRLAFRLKG, encoded by the coding sequence ATGATTCGGATTAACCTACTCCCGGGCGGGCCAAAGGGCAGGCCGTCCAAACCTCAGTATGACGTGCGCGCACAGGGGCTGCTCGGCGTCGGCGTGATTCTGGTCACGCTGGCCGGGTGTTGGTGGTATTCGGCCGCGTTGGACAGCGAACTGGAAGCTCGGCAGGAGGAAAAGCAAGCAAAAGAAAAGCAAGTAGCTCAGTTGAAGGAACAGGTCAAGCAGGTACAGGATTTTGAGCAACGGAAAAAGCTTCTTGAGGACAAGAACCGGATCATCGATCAGCTTGAGCAATCCAGAATGGGGCCGGTAAAAGTTCTCGATCACGTGAGTCAGAGTTTAGAGCCGCTCAAAGTATGGCTTACAAGGCTGGGGGTGGCAGCCGATACTGTTGAGTTGGAAGGGAAAGCCTTAACAAACGACGACGTGGTCGACTTCGTGAATAACCTACGACGGACGGATTATTTCACCGGCATCACTCTGCAGGAAAGTAAAGCAGCAGTCGAAAACAAAATTAATTTGTACCAGTTTCGTTTGGCGTTTCGTCTGAAGGGATAG
- a CDS encoding type IV pilus inner membrane component PilO has protein sequence MALPQLNLDALRNVPASQKAALLLLLVGGMIAGFYFYIAEPKSATITALDAENGRLESEIQTLTIKVKHLDELVAANKQLEIELAKKKERLPPEEEAIMLLKQVSDLGVRLGLDIRLWKPGAQAEDASKLFIKMPVSVEVAGAYHTAALFFDRINQLPRIITVSGLKMGSPKIEQGRIVSQTTFDLVAYAAPQEKPASGASSSTNAPKVAQVGK, from the coding sequence ATGGCCTTGCCACAACTCAACCTTGATGCGCTTCGCAATGTGCCAGCCTCGCAAAAGGCCGCGCTCTTGCTCCTGCTCGTCGGCGGCATGATCGCCGGTTTCTATTTCTACATTGCAGAACCGAAGTCTGCAACGATTACGGCACTCGATGCTGAAAACGGCAGGTTGGAGAGTGAAATTCAAACACTTACGATTAAAGTGAAACATCTCGATGAGTTGGTTGCCGCCAATAAGCAGCTTGAAATTGAATTGGCTAAGAAAAAGGAACGTCTCCCTCCGGAAGAAGAAGCGATCATGTTGCTGAAGCAAGTGTCAGACCTTGGGGTGCGATTGGGACTCGACATCAGACTGTGGAAGCCAGGCGCTCAGGCGGAAGACGCCTCGAAGCTCTTCATCAAGATGCCGGTTAGTGTGGAGGTTGCCGGGGCCTATCACACGGCTGCCCTGTTCTTCGATCGGATTAATCAACTCCCTCGGATAATTACGGTGTCGGGTCTTAAGATGGGATCGCCGAAGATTGAACAAGGACGAATTGTCTCGCAAACGACGTTTGACCTGGTGGCATACGCTGCCCCTCAAGAAAAGCCCGCTTCCGGAGCATCTTCTTCGACGAATGCTCCAAAAGTGGCTCAAGTTGGCAAATAG
- a CDS encoding pilus assembly protein PilP, with translation MSKKPRESTLIIGASLVCVILSGSLGAQAEPSPVPGMIVPMRQDVLKLPAVPEIQRTAPQPTEAPSSEVNIRVPSQLSLPDGVVGSGYDPSGRRDPFAPIIQELQPGKTDTTLPPLQRVTMTELNLIAIVWGAYGYTAMVQTPDGYGYTVRRGTRIGQNNGVVSAVTERGIIVQERFTDVYGKKQEREHVKLLHPKEGSE, from the coding sequence ATGAGTAAGAAACCTAGAGAATCTACGCTGATCATTGGAGCCAGCCTGGTGTGCGTCATCCTTTCAGGAAGCCTCGGCGCACAGGCCGAGCCTTCCCCCGTTCCTGGGATGATCGTTCCGATGCGGCAAGATGTGCTCAAGTTACCTGCTGTGCCGGAAATCCAGAGAACGGCTCCGCAACCTACAGAAGCGCCATCGTCTGAGGTGAACATTCGCGTGCCGTCTCAGCTTTCCTTACCTGACGGTGTGGTTGGGAGTGGGTATGACCCTTCCGGTCGTCGAGATCCATTTGCTCCCATCATCCAGGAGCTTCAACCGGGAAAGACGGATACAACCCTTCCACCTTTGCAACGCGTGACCATGACAGAGCTCAATCTCATTGCCATTGTATGGGGGGCATATGGTTATACCGCAATGGTCCAGACCCCGGACGGATATGGGTACACCGTTCGACGGGGAACGAGGATCGGGCAAAACAACGGAGTGGTCAGCGCCGTGACCGAGCGCGGCATCATTGTCCAGGAACGGTTCACTGACGTGTATGGCAAGAAGCAGGAGCGAGAACATGTCAAGCTTCTACATCCCAAAGAGGGCTCAGAATGA
- the pilQ gene encoding type IV pilus secretin family protein, with translation MKPLSSRAGNVLTAGCFIGALGVSLTALTICAQGPAVAEEIGRIKQGDATQTEMAATRLLAQAVTAIEVRPETDMVTVVVAGDGQLFPEANFLDESRLIVDIPAVSSTLRRSVVRADHYLLKKIRVGHHADKVRLVFDVSERPVFSLTREDNKLLITLKPSERRTPAVVAAHIDGGELSSVRTQARNTLFEPANRVGKRAMRIIGPAQAQFKVQRVQMAGESAPADKDDRSDDIIVGQTRFVGRRISLDFQQADITNILRLIAEVSGFNMVVGEGVKSKVTMKLVSVPWDQALDMLLKMNGLGMIRQGSIVWIDSLANIGKQQDEEARARESKTKAEELVDRVFYIRHIVAQELMMTLRQNLSPRGVMQFNAGSNALVVRDTESKLAVIKQLVDGLDLEVPQVQIEARIVQADTVYARGLGIQWGFQAGNRTPTDFFALSNITGPFGQIAGTGGSTIDRSFLVNLPAQVGGLPAVPSIGWTFGKLGGDFALDMRLSAGELLGLSKVIAAPKITTLDKREAKISQGESIPFQTTSLQGTQTTFVDANLELNVTPQITSRDPKEDGKRIMLRVRATRNAVGARSNPAGPSIDRREATTQVVVRDGETMVIGGVFVDTQNNNVQGVPYLSRMPVLGWLFKNKSEAVSKQELLIFLTPTIIKT, from the coding sequence ATGAAACCACTATCTTCTCGTGCGGGTAATGTCCTGACTGCTGGATGTTTCATCGGAGCCTTGGGGGTGTCGCTCACTGCTCTGACCATATGTGCCCAGGGGCCCGCCGTTGCCGAGGAGATCGGCAGGATAAAACAAGGTGATGCCACGCAGACAGAAATGGCCGCAACGCGATTGTTGGCACAGGCCGTGACCGCCATCGAGGTGCGTCCCGAAACCGATATGGTGACCGTCGTGGTTGCCGGGGATGGCCAACTATTTCCCGAGGCGAATTTCTTGGATGAATCCCGGTTAATCGTCGATATTCCTGCCGTATCGTCCACCCTGAGGCGATCGGTCGTACGAGCCGACCATTACTTGCTTAAAAAAATCAGGGTAGGCCACCATGCTGATAAGGTCAGGCTGGTGTTCGATGTGTCCGAACGCCCCGTGTTTTCTTTGACTCGAGAGGATAATAAGCTCTTGATCACCTTGAAGCCGAGCGAGCGGAGAACGCCGGCTGTTGTCGCTGCGCACATTGATGGTGGGGAGCTCAGCTCAGTTCGCACTCAAGCCCGCAATACGTTGTTCGAGCCGGCGAATCGTGTGGGCAAAAGGGCGATGCGAATCATCGGCCCCGCGCAGGCTCAGTTCAAGGTGCAGCGTGTCCAGATGGCTGGAGAAAGTGCTCCGGCTGACAAGGACGACCGATCCGACGATATTATCGTAGGGCAAACACGATTTGTCGGTCGGCGCATCTCGCTCGACTTTCAGCAGGCCGACATTACCAACATTCTTCGTTTGATCGCCGAGGTCAGTGGCTTCAACATGGTCGTTGGGGAAGGCGTCAAATCGAAAGTGACCATGAAACTGGTCAGTGTGCCATGGGACCAGGCCCTGGATATGCTGTTGAAGATGAATGGGCTCGGCATGATTCGCCAAGGAAGTATTGTGTGGATCGATTCCTTGGCAAATATAGGCAAGCAGCAGGATGAAGAAGCCCGTGCTAGAGAATCCAAGACCAAAGCGGAAGAACTCGTCGACCGCGTCTTTTATATCAGGCATATCGTGGCTCAGGAGCTCATGATGACACTGCGGCAGAACTTGAGTCCACGCGGCGTCATGCAATTTAATGCGGGGAGTAACGCATTGGTTGTGCGAGATACTGAATCCAAATTGGCCGTCATCAAGCAGCTGGTGGACGGACTTGATCTCGAGGTCCCTCAGGTTCAGATTGAAGCGCGCATCGTCCAAGCCGATACCGTGTATGCGAGAGGCTTGGGGATTCAGTGGGGGTTCCAAGCGGGCAATCGCACCCCCACGGATTTCTTTGCCCTCTCGAATATTACCGGCCCATTTGGGCAAATAGCCGGGACAGGGGGGAGCACGATCGATCGAAGCTTTTTGGTTAATCTGCCGGCTCAGGTCGGTGGATTGCCGGCTGTCCCGTCGATCGGCTGGACCTTTGGGAAACTCGGTGGCGACTTTGCCTTGGATATGCGGCTCTCAGCCGGAGAGTTGCTCGGGTTAAGTAAGGTCATCGCAGCGCCGAAGATCACCACATTGGATAAGCGCGAAGCGAAGATCTCACAGGGCGAATCGATTCCCTTTCAGACAACATCCTTACAGGGTACGCAAACGACGTTTGTCGATGCAAACTTGGAGTTGAATGTCACGCCCCAGATCACCTCTCGCGATCCAAAGGAAGACGGAAAGAGGATTATGCTTCGTGTGCGGGCGACTCGAAATGCTGTCGGAGCACGGAGCAATCCGGCTGGGCCGAGCATCGATCGACGAGAAGCGACCACACAGGTGGTTGTCCGAGACGGCGAAACCATGGTGATCGGTGGAGTCTTTGTTGATACTCAAAACAACAATGTTCAAGGCGTCCCCTATTTGTCTCGCATGCCGGTGCTGGGGTGGTTGTTCAAGAACAAGTCCGAGGCGGTCTCAAAGCAAGAATTGCTGATCTTCCTCACGCCGACCATTATCAAGACCTAA
- the aroB gene encoding 3-dehydroquinate synthase: protein MTALFTVPVSLSERSYEIVIQAGLLARLGRRLKEEGVGGKVGIVTDRHVARHYLKNSLEAVKRCGIEPIPIILTPGERSKTLKTVEQILDVLARHRFERSSMLVALGGGVVGDMTGFAASIYQRGISYFQVPTTIVAQVDSSVGGKTGVDHRLGKNLIGSFYQPRAVWIDPLTLHTLPAREVVAGLAEVIKYGIIADKSFFAYLQRHMLALRRQAPGIVATVVKRSCEIKAEVVAADERESDRRRILNYGHTIGHALEALGGYQSLVHGEAVGIGLVQEAELACFQEICSRAVVEAIRRLVKEAGLSDCMPPWTSKRIWKAMLHDKKVSGGQVIGVWPECIGQVRIGPIDKQTFEQWHAVSRASPQRHV from the coding sequence ATGACTGCGCTCTTCACCGTTCCCGTTTCGTTATCTGAAAGAAGTTACGAGATTGTGATTCAGGCCGGACTGTTGGCGAGGCTTGGTCGGAGATTGAAGGAGGAAGGTGTAGGAGGAAAGGTTGGAATCGTAACGGATCGGCACGTCGCCCGGCACTATCTCAAGAATAGTCTGGAGGCGGTTAAGCGGTGCGGGATTGAACCGATTCCGATCATTCTGACTCCCGGAGAGCGGTCGAAAACGCTGAAAACGGTAGAGCAGATCCTCGACGTGTTGGCGCGTCATCGGTTTGAGCGGTCGTCGATGCTCGTGGCGCTCGGCGGAGGCGTCGTGGGCGACATGACCGGGTTTGCCGCATCGATCTACCAACGTGGTATTTCTTATTTCCAGGTGCCGACGACGATTGTGGCACAGGTCGATTCCAGCGTCGGAGGGAAGACGGGTGTCGACCATCGGCTCGGGAAGAATCTGATCGGGTCGTTTTATCAACCGCGCGCTGTCTGGATCGATCCGTTGACGCTTCATACGTTGCCTGCTCGGGAAGTAGTTGCCGGGCTGGCCGAGGTCATCAAATACGGAATCATTGCGGACAAGTCCTTCTTCGCTTATCTGCAGCGGCATATGCTGGCGTTGCGGAGGCAAGCACCGGGCATCGTCGCGACCGTGGTGAAGCGCTCCTGTGAGATCAAGGCTGAGGTCGTGGCTGCGGATGAGCGAGAATCCGATCGCAGGCGAATCCTCAACTATGGGCATACCATCGGACATGCCCTTGAAGCGTTGGGGGGATACCAGTCCCTTGTCCATGGAGAAGCGGTGGGAATCGGATTGGTACAGGAAGCCGAACTCGCCTGTTTTCAGGAGATCTGTTCTCGTGCAGTGGTCGAAGCGATTCGGCGCTTGGTAAAGGAAGCGGGGTTGAGTGATTGTATGCCGCCGTGGACCTCGAAGCGAATATGGAAGGCCATGTTGCATGATAAGAAGGTGTCGGGAGGGCAGGTCATCGGGGTGTGGCCCGAATGTATTGGACAGGTACGGATAGGGCCGATCGACAAACAGACGTTTGAGCAGTGGCATGCCGTTTCACGAGCGTCCCCGCAGCGTCATGTCTAA
- a CDS encoding NAD+ synthase — MQTLRIAMAQMNPTVGDLTGNLRRIKSCLREAKKVNADLVVFPELAVTGAPPEDLLLKAQFVAENVRILNEIAQACHGFVAVVGYVRQGDQRDPPFFRPSVRSAGRPPLYNAAALIADRRVVGSYSKWYLPNYGVCDESRYFLPGWRLPMLLVNGTTIGVTICEDMWSPEGPASVYAAAGAEVIVTIDASPFHIGNSNSREQMLATSAREQGVIVAYTNMVGGQDELVFEGNSVILDRSGTVVARGQAFQEELLVADVIVEARSRGRMAHGRKSAWIRKTVSAIDRLVVKRTAINKKKRTRIVPRVAEQSDEIEAVYRALVLAVKDYVRKNGFTRVVLGVSGGVDSAVTAAIAVDAIGAEHVLGIFMPSPYTSGESEEDVVELARCLRIDLQTIPIAPTFDAYRRSLAPSFVDCAEDATEENLQARIRGNLLMALSNKFGHLVLTTGNKSEMSVGYSTLYGDMAGGFAVIKDVPKTMVYGLARFRNALDPSPVIPVRILDRPPTAELRLNQKDEDSLPPYAVLDPILRAYVEDDRSFADIVEAGFDRATVSRVVRMVDSSEFKRRQAPLGVKITHRALGRDRRMPITNGYRIKPK; from the coding sequence ATGCAGACGTTGCGCATCGCGATGGCACAGATGAACCCGACTGTCGGGGATCTAACCGGTAACCTCCGCCGTATCAAGAGCTGCCTCCGAGAAGCGAAGAAAGTCAACGCTGATCTAGTCGTGTTCCCTGAACTGGCCGTTACCGGCGCTCCTCCCGAAGATCTCCTTCTCAAAGCACAGTTTGTCGCAGAGAACGTACGGATTCTCAACGAGATCGCCCAGGCCTGTCACGGATTCGTTGCGGTGGTCGGGTACGTAAGACAAGGAGATCAACGCGATCCACCTTTCTTCCGTCCGTCGGTTCGCTCAGCCGGTCGACCTCCGCTCTACAATGCGGCCGCATTGATTGCCGATCGCAGGGTAGTCGGGAGTTACAGTAAATGGTATTTGCCCAACTATGGTGTCTGCGATGAGAGCCGGTATTTTCTCCCGGGATGGAGACTCCCGATGCTTCTCGTCAACGGAACGACCATTGGGGTGACCATCTGCGAAGATATGTGGTCGCCGGAAGGGCCCGCCTCTGTATACGCAGCGGCCGGCGCCGAGGTGATCGTCACGATCGATGCCTCTCCCTTTCATATCGGCAACAGTAATTCGAGGGAACAGATGCTCGCGACGAGCGCTCGTGAACAGGGAGTCATTGTCGCGTATACGAATATGGTCGGCGGTCAAGACGAGCTGGTTTTCGAAGGGAACAGCGTGATTCTGGACCGATCCGGCACGGTGGTTGCCCGTGGCCAAGCGTTTCAGGAAGAACTGCTGGTGGCTGATGTGATCGTGGAAGCCCGGTCACGTGGGCGTATGGCGCATGGACGAAAATCGGCATGGATTCGAAAAACCGTTTCGGCCATCGATCGTCTCGTGGTGAAGAGGACCGCCATCAACAAGAAGAAGCGGACTCGAATCGTGCCAAGAGTAGCAGAGCAATCGGATGAGATCGAAGCGGTGTACCGAGCCCTGGTACTGGCCGTGAAGGATTATGTCCGCAAGAATGGATTTACCCGCGTGGTGCTTGGGGTGAGCGGCGGCGTCGATTCTGCAGTGACCGCGGCCATTGCGGTGGATGCGATTGGCGCCGAACACGTGCTCGGCATCTTCATGCCGTCTCCGTACACCTCGGGGGAAAGCGAAGAGGATGTCGTGGAACTGGCACGGTGCCTCCGCATCGACTTGCAGACCATCCCGATTGCTCCGACATTTGATGCCTATCGACGGTCGCTGGCGCCTTCATTTGTCGATTGCGCAGAAGACGCGACCGAAGAAAACCTCCAGGCTCGCATTCGCGGCAATCTCCTCATGGCCCTATCCAATAAGTTCGGGCATCTGGTATTGACCACGGGAAACAAAAGCGAGATGAGCGTGGGGTACTCGACGCTGTACGGCGATATGGCCGGCGGGTTCGCCGTCATCAAGGATGTGCCGAAGACGATGGTATACGGCCTGGCGAGGTTCCGCAATGCCCTCGATCCGTCGCCGGTGATTCCCGTGCGCATTCTGGACCGACCGCCGACCGCTGAGTTGAGACTGAATCAAAAGGATGAGGATTCCCTTCCCCCGTACGCTGTGCTCGATCCCATTCTGCGGGCGTATGTCGAAGACGACCGCTCATTCGCCGATATCGTCGAGGCGGGGTTCGATCGCGCAACGGTCTCGCGCGTGGTCAGAATGGTGGACAGCAGCGAGTTCAAGCGACGTCAGGCGCCCCTCGGTGTCAAGATCACCCACCGGGCGTTGGGCAGGGACCGGCGGATGCCGATTACGAACGGCTATCGGATCAAGCCGAAGTAG
- a CDS encoding P-II family nitrogen regulator produces MKLVEAIVKPFKLEEIKDALLEIGVQGMTVSEVKGFGRQKGHKETYRGQEYTIEFVPKVKIEVAVTDTQVSQVIEAITNAAKTGSIGDGKIFVRELTDVVRIRTGETGESAL; encoded by the coding sequence ATGAAGCTGGTTGAGGCCATCGTCAAACCGTTCAAACTAGAAGAGATCAAGGATGCCCTATTGGAAATCGGTGTCCAGGGGATGACGGTATCGGAAGTCAAAGGGTTTGGGCGTCAGAAAGGCCATAAGGAAACATATCGAGGCCAAGAGTATACGATCGAATTTGTTCCCAAGGTGAAAATAGAGGTCGCAGTGACGGATACCCAGGTGTCTCAAGTGATCGAGGCCATCACCAACGCGGCCAAAACCGGCAGTATCGGAGACGGAAAAATTTTCGTGCGAGAGTTGACCGATGTCGTGCGCATTCGAACGGGCGAAACCGGGGAAAGCGCGCTGTGA
- the glnA gene encoding type I glutamate--ammonia ligase — protein MNVREVLEFAKKHRVQMVDLKFVDLPGVWQHMTIPVSELTENLFKDGSGLDGSSIRGWKAINNSDLLMVPDPATACLDPFTAVPTLSLTGNVVDPISRENYDRDPRFIAQKAEKYLQSTKIGDNSFWGPEAEFFIFDHARYDQTSHSGFYYLDSEEGAWNMGQEGVNLGGKIRHKQGYFPVAPADTQQDIRSEMVLEMEKVGIEVEKHHHETASAGQAEIDIRFDSLLRTADKMMLYKYIVKNVARRHGKTVTFMPKPLFSDAGSGMHTHQSIWKDGKPLFAGKDYAGISQLCLYYIGGILKHAPALAAFTNPTTNSYKRITPGFEAPVLLAYSSRNRSAGIRIPMYSPSPKAKRIEVRFPDPSCNPYLAFSAMLMAGLDGIQNKINPGEPAEKDLYDLDPKEAASIPTMPGSLDEALNSLEKDYQFLLKGEVFTEDLIEAWIGYKRSKEIDPMRLRPHPYEFFLYYDV, from the coding sequence ATGAACGTGCGCGAAGTATTGGAGTTCGCCAAGAAACACCGGGTTCAGATGGTGGACCTGAAGTTCGTCGATTTGCCAGGCGTGTGGCAGCATATGACGATCCCGGTGAGCGAACTGACGGAGAACTTGTTCAAGGATGGATCCGGCCTTGATGGATCGTCGATCCGCGGCTGGAAGGCCATCAACAACAGTGACTTGTTGATGGTGCCTGATCCGGCAACCGCCTGCTTGGACCCCTTCACCGCAGTCCCGACACTCAGCTTGACCGGCAATGTCGTGGATCCGATTTCTCGCGAGAATTACGACCGTGATCCGAGATTCATCGCCCAAAAGGCGGAGAAGTATCTGCAGAGCACCAAGATCGGCGACAACTCATTCTGGGGTCCGGAAGCCGAGTTTTTCATCTTCGATCACGCCCGGTACGACCAAACCAGCCACAGCGGCTTCTATTATCTGGACTCGGAAGAAGGGGCCTGGAACATGGGGCAAGAGGGGGTCAACCTGGGCGGCAAGATCCGCCATAAGCAAGGATATTTCCCGGTGGCTCCGGCCGATACCCAGCAAGACATCCGCAGCGAAATGGTGCTGGAGATGGAGAAAGTCGGCATCGAGGTGGAGAAGCATCATCACGAGACGGCCTCGGCCGGTCAGGCCGAAATCGACATCCGATTTGATTCTCTCTTGCGAACCGCGGATAAGATGATGCTGTACAAGTACATCGTCAAAAATGTCGCGCGCCGGCATGGAAAAACCGTGACCTTCATGCCGAAGCCGCTTTTCAGCGATGCCGGATCCGGAATGCATACGCACCAGAGCATCTGGAAGGATGGGAAACCCCTCTTTGCCGGGAAAGACTATGCCGGGATCTCGCAGCTCTGTTTGTATTATATCGGCGGCATTCTGAAACATGCGCCGGCGCTGGCGGCGTTTACGAATCCGACGACGAATTCGTACAAGCGCATCACGCCGGGGTTCGAAGCGCCGGTGCTGCTGGCCTATTCCAGCCGAAACCGATCAGCCGGCATCCGCATTCCCATGTATTCCCCGAGCCCAAAGGCCAAGCGGATCGAAGTGCGGTTTCCCGATCCCTCCTGCAATCCGTATTTGGCCTTCTCCGCGATGCTCATGGCGGGGCTCGACGGCATTCAGAACAAGATCAATCCCGGCGAGCCGGCAGAAAAAGACCTCTACGATCTCGATCCGAAGGAGGCGGCGAGCATCCCCACCATGCCCGGGAGTCTCGATGAGGCGCTCAACAGCTTGGAGAAGGATTATCAGTTCCTGCTCAAGGGGGAGGTGTTTACCGAGGATCTGATCGAGGCCTGGATCGGCTATAAGCGGAGCAAGGAGATCGATCCGATGCGTCTGCGTCCGCACCCATACGAGTTTTTTCTCTATTACGACGTCTAG
- a CDS encoding surface-adhesin E family protein, giving the protein MKRPGSTRSRLIFPPKTPYVHPIKIHSLMRSMRNKSDSIQCFFLAALLLSGAGPVYAGWVAVEKQYQPAGLETIYIDPDRIQRKGLRATLWQLTNLKWNSTTRFLSLKIHKEFDCDRPRVRVLQVIEFSRQMGTGRSKSGYIENGNWQPIEEADANHALWKAACGKR; this is encoded by the coding sequence ATGAAGCGGCCAGGCTCCACACGTTCCCGCTTGATTTTTCCCCCCAAGACTCCGTATGTCCATCCCATCAAAATTCACTCGCTCATGCGCTCGATGCGAAACAAGTCAGACTCCATCCAATGCTTCTTTCTGGCTGCCCTGCTGCTCAGTGGCGCTGGGCCGGTCTATGCCGGGTGGGTGGCCGTGGAAAAACAATACCAACCAGCCGGCCTTGAGACCATCTACATCGATCCAGACCGGATTCAGCGAAAGGGACTACGGGCGACGCTCTGGCAGCTCACGAATCTCAAGTGGAACAGCACCACGCGCTTCTTGTCTCTGAAAATCCACAAAGAATTTGACTGTGATCGACCGCGCGTGCGGGTTCTCCAAGTGATCGAGTTTTCCCGGCAGATGGGCACCGGCCGGTCAAAGTCCGGCTACATTGAAAACGGCAACTGGCAGCCGATTGAAGAAGCCGATGCCAATCACGCGCTCTGGAAGGCGGCTTGCGGGAAACGCTGA